A section of the Triticum dicoccoides isolate Atlit2015 ecotype Zavitan chromosome 7A, WEW_v2.0, whole genome shotgun sequence genome encodes:
- the LOC119329860 gene encoding uncharacterized RNA-binding protein C17H9.04c-like — MNTQRKPGDWNCNSCQHLNFSRRDFCQRCRATRSDLQLGDGRCIGGVLTSLDVRPGDWYCNCGYHNFASRSSCLKCGTIVRDFPAGQGGTGAAESGGVRAGWKTGDWICTRPGCNVHNFASRIECYHCNAPREAGTGK; from the exons ATGAACACCCAGAGGAAGCCTGGAGACTGGAACTGCAACTCGTGCCAGCACCTCAACTTCAGCCGCCGTGACTTCTGTCAGcgctgccgtgccacacgctcggATCTGCAGCTCGGAGACGGCCGCTGTATAGGTGGTGTGCTGACCTCCCTGGACGTTCGCCCAGGTGACTGGTACTGCAATTGCGGCTACCACAACTTCGCCAGCCGCTCCAGCTGCCTCAAGTGTGGCACAATTGTGAGGGACTTCCCAGCAGGCCAGGGTGGCACTGGCGCTGCTGAGAGCGGTGGAGTTCGTGCTGGGTGGAAAACTGGTGACTGGATATGCACAAG GCCTGGCTGTAATGTGCACAACTTTGCAAGCAGAATTGAGTGCTATCATTGCAATGCACCTAGGGAAGCAG GCACCGGGAAGTGA